Within Montipora foliosa isolate CH-2021 chromosome 3, ASM3666993v2, whole genome shotgun sequence, the genomic segment TAAGGCTCATTCATGCTGACATCAATTTAGTAAGTAGAATCACCTTAATCGTTGGATAGCTGTGAGTAGATTTGTTAGTAAACTCtatgcttttcttttaaaacagtcACTCTTAAAAGATATTTTCATTGCAATTGAAGTAGACTACAAAACAGTTGGTTTTTATGTTCGTTTTTTTCAACTGAAGATACAAATTCTCACGTGCGCTGCATGCAAGCCTCACAATCAGTTGTCTTATTAAATCATGCCCATTGGCCATGTGAGGTGAGTGAAAAAACTGTAAGAGAAAGCATGTCTCACCACTCTCACTCTTCGTTTTCACCCTCGCTCTGGACCTTTCACTTGACGAGACACAAACGGCTGTCTTACAGCATGATTGAAGTGAATGAGGTCTTAAAAATATTTAAGACgaagaaagaatatttaaaacTGAACAAGACTGTGTGCTATTAGGGCCTTAGtgttttattgcaaatttaCTGTACAGTTCTGCATTTGTTCTGGTTGATCAACAAATTTATCTTGTGTGGTTGCTAACGAAGTGATCACCCTTTTTACAATGCTCCTTTGTGTTTGACAATAACTGAAGAGCAACTTTTActtgaaatgacaaaaaatAGCCTCTAGCAAGCTTATTTTGCAGTATAAACTGATAGCAGGATTGCTCCTGGATAATACAGTTGAGTCAGCAAAGGTGATTTTTTTAAGAACTGATACCCAGTCAACCATATAAGAATGAAACGACCACTTGCACATTTTTGCCTGAAGACATCATTGAAGCTATTCTTTCTGGTAGCAATCATGAAAATTATTCAAGAAAATCGATCATTCTGTATATACATGAAAGGCCTGGACATTTATTATTTCAAGCACAAAGCTTATCATTTGTGTTCAGCCAAGGGtaacaattttactttttttaaaataaagtgaTTGAGACACATGAAGGGGTTTATCTCACTAATGAAAAGCCAATGTTCATGATTGTATTCCATCAGATGGAAAATACAATCAAGCAGTCTGAGGCTGAGAGAGAACGAGGCCTGGAGACACTTAGAAGGTTACACGATGAATATAAACCCCTAAAAAGGGATATTGACAAGATGAGAGGATCATTGGGTCTTGACAAAGTTGCCAATCTTGATGAAGAAACAAGTCTTGCCGAGTAAGTCTGTAACAGTAGAAGCTAGCAATAGCTTTATCTGTAAAAACAGGCTGCCACTGACTTATGCTGCATGTACGATTAATAACTTATTGTTCTCTTAGTGGATGTGTGATATTcatgtagctcagtcagtagagcagcggtgatctaacccgaagttCGTAggtttaattcccaccctggtcagagtttttctctgtccttgtgtgggcccattcccatcagtagggctaacgctcacatgcatggttcatatggggttgatacttagcacttcacattacactctaatcatgcagttaagtctgttcaaataataagtgcttcacggccaacgtttgcaaaaacgtaatccttccttgtttattttttgtggtCTGTTTTGCTAAACACCGGAGAATATGTTGGACAAGAGAACAACTGATTGAGCAGTTGATGAAAAAACTCTCACACGTGCTCATCTTCGATCAGTTTTATATTTGCGCGATTCAGTTTCGCGCAAATTATAGAGGACTTATTCGCGCAGCTTTAAATTTACAGCAAAATGCGGGCATTTCTGGCAGAATATTACTTGGAGCCTGAAAGAATCCCGACAGAAATTGCTcaggatgatgatgaagaagacatttttgtgctttttaaCGTTATAAGAACACTTTAACTTAAGACATCATATGTGTACGCATGAATAAAACGATTGGTTTCCATTTCTAATAACTAGTGTCTCGTATTACACTAACCTTTTCGCGCGGGTTATATTTAGCGCAGTACTAAATTTCGCGGAATTGAGATTATGTGCTCCCACCACTGCACATACCCTTAACATACCAAATTCGTTGTTGTCCTTGTTCATGGTGGTTTTGAATTTAGAACACAACGATTACAAGTTTTCTATAGGATTCTCTAACGCAATGGTTTAGTCAAGCACATAGTGCAAAAAGCACAAAAACCAAAACATTTCCTTAGCACCCACAAACCCGTAGGAGTCCCCTGTCGGTGATATTGTAACGATGGCACTCTTATGTATGTGATCATGAAGTAGAAGAGTAAACTTCTCAGGTATCCATGAAGGGTTAATTAACCCGGGGCCCGGCCGGGCTTCAACCCCAGGGCTAACCGACCCCGGCTAATTAACCGACCACATCCTGAGGCTGTTGTTTTAGTTGCAAAGTGACTTTCTGGATGGTAGCGTCGTGCAGGGTGTTTCTTCAAGAAATGGTTGTGTGGCTATCGGCACGCTAACGGTTTCTCTTATTTACAGGTTTCTTGAACGTGCTCCACCTGGTTGGAAGCCGGAGCCACAGGAAccccctcctcctcctcccgTAGCGTCGCAgttagcagcagcagcagcggCAGCCCAACAGCTTGTCAACAAACGAGGTCCCCAGGGAGAGAGGCACTTTCGACAACAGCAACCACCACCCATGAAGGCATGTTTGTCATGTCATCAACAGATTCATCGGAATGCTCCTATTTGTCCACTGTGTAAGGCCAAAAGTCGTTCAAGGCACCCCAAGAAGACCAAAAGAAAGCACGAAGATTAACTTGGTTGTCAGCTTTTGTGGGTCACGATATCCCCTGCcttggaaaaagaaaatgataactcctttttttcttattcTTCTTTCAACTGTTTTGCCCAAAAAGCCCCGGCTTATATCCTTATATGATTCTCTTTGAAttaatagtatgggacgttaaggaacccactcactgttcgataagagtaggggacgtagtccccggtgttgtggtctgaccttatctggacgggggcacctttcacttccataaaattaattgtaaactgcgtaacaagcagtctggctaaggtcccccacaaagtattgtaaattagtcctgaaaagccccgtggggagagactaatagcctaacttcacttcacttcaacTGTAATCCTTCCCCCGCTCACGGCTAAAAGATGCCTCGTATATTTATTATGAGATTTTCAAGGGTGAGACGATTGAAGAAGATTCGTTAGTAATGTAAAATCATGGTGCTTTGAGAGGTTGTCAAaccagaaaatgaaaataaattgtTTGAAAAACAATCTGAACATCAAGTACTTCGTATCGGTAAAGAAGGCTGTCGGGTAATCTGTCTCCCCGTTGCCGTGACGGAACATACTGATGTTGTCTGTACATAGAGAATGTAAAAGGATATGTGAAGTTAGTTTTTGGTTATAGTTCATGTGCACGAATGGTGGCCAATTTATGTACGTACCCATTTCCGATAACTACTCAATATTGTGTTCTTTGAAGTACTGATGACTTGGAAAGCATTTGCTACTGTGAGGCAACGGACGAGAGCAACTTCAGAACGAATGATGTCCTTATGAATACAGGTTAAGGGGGCAATCTCATGCTAAATTTCCTGTTGTGTACTTTTTCAGGTCAAAACTGGATAAAAATCTAATTAACTGCTTTAGCTCACACATACAACATTTCTGataacccactgacaagatatgaattATATTTATGGCACAAGTAACTATTTGTGTTTAATTTTTGGTGAATTTCTGAAGCCACCGTCTCCAAACTTTTATCAAtcccatttccatcctctccatccttggcttcCAACAACAAAGAAAAGCTTTAGTGTACTTCAAcggtcattggcaacaaaactgcaacattattttttttttggtcttaaTTGTCTTCTAGTGTTTTGAAGtctgactaaaatagcgtgtgTGACACTACCCCTACTTACTGTGTTGTCATGGCAATGTGCTATTGGTATGACAACATTTTTTTCAGAAGCCCATCCGGATATACAAAACCGAGTTGGCCAGGTTTCATGGGGCTTGGGCTACCTGTTCACGTAAAAACTACCCGATGACATTATTGGCACTTTCACTGAATTCAACAAAAATTGCGGTTTAAATTCGGACGTTCTCGTATGCCCAACGATACTTTCCGGTTGACAAACCCGACTGAGCGTTCATATAATTTTCGAGCCAATCAGAGAGTGTCACGTGAGCCTGCCACGAATATG encodes:
- the LOC137994677 gene encoding zinc finger C4H2 domain-containing protein-like, giving the protein MASSPSTRDAEEDEYMRKLETIRDIRVKTSQLDKLKSQLIQELDVAEKEGKLLKDYKAEMEALLHEKMAHVEELRLIHADINLMENTIKQSEAERERGLETLRRLHDEYKPLKRDIDKMRGSLGLDKVANLDEETSLAEFLERAPPGWKPEPQEPPPPPPVASQLAAAAAAAQQLVNKRGPQGERHFRQQQPPPMKACLSCHQQIHRNAPICPLCKAKSRSRHPKKTKRKHED